CCCTCCATTATAAGACTGctgattttgcaaaatgctgtgtTTTTGATGAGCTGTGTCTAGGGAACTCCttgctcaaatgaccccaaaaTTTGGGCCACTAACCCTATCCTGTTCCCCCATGAGACAACAAATTTCAAGATGGTCCAAGTAAGCATGCAGATCTTACAGCACTTAGAAGAATTAACATTTAAGTAGAAAGGGCTTCTCAACCTAAACTAAAGCAGAGCTGGTGCttcattatagaatcataggactggaagggacctcgagaggtcatcaagtccagtcccctgcactcatggcaggaccaagcaCCCTCTAGaacacccctgacaggtgtttgtctaacctgctcttaaaaatctccaatgatggagattccacaacctccctaggcaatttattccagtgcttaaccaccctgacagttcggacattaggaaaaacttcctatctaaacttcccttgctgcaatttaagccaattgcttcttgtccaatcATCAGAGGataggaaaataatttttcttcctcctccttataacaaccttttaggtacttgaaaactgttatcatgtcccttctcagtcttctcttttccagactaaacaaacccatttttttcaatcttccctcataggtcatgttttctagatctttaatcatttttgttgctcttctctggactttttccaatttgtccacatctttactgaaatgtggcacccagaactgaacacaatactccagctgaggcataaTCAACGTGGActggagcagaagaattactttgaatgtcttgcttacaacactcctgctaatacatcccagagtgatgtttgctttttttgcaacagtcttacactgttaactcatatttagcttgtggtccactctgacctctagatccctttttgcagtaatccttcccaggcagtcattttccattttgtacatgtacaactgattgttccttcctaagtggaatattttgcatttgttcttattgaatttcgtcctagttacctcagaccatttctccagtttgtccagatcattttgaattagaatcctatcctccaaagcacttgcaactcctcccaccttggtatcgtctgcaaattttataagtgtactctctatgccattatctaaatcattgatgaatatattgaacagaactagacccagaactgattcttGCAgaaccccactcgttatgcccttccagcatgactgtgagtcattgataactactctgggaatggttatccaaccagttatgcaccaaccttataatagctccatctaggttgtatttccctagttttttaaTGAGAAGGTCATTTGAGACTATATCAGATGCCTTACTAAAGTCtcgatataccacatctaccgcttccccccatccacaaggccgtcaccctgtcaaagaaaactatcgGGTcggtttgatatgatttgttcttgacaaatccatgctgactattacatatcgccttattatcttctagatgtttgcaaattgattccttcattatttgctccattatctttccgggtacagaagttaagctgactggtctgtaattccctgggttgtccttatttccctttttatagataggcactatatgTGCCCTTTTCCAGGCTTCTGGAATATCACCCGTCTTCCAtggcttttcaaagataatagctaatgctcagatatctcctcagtcagctccttgtgtaTTCTAGGATGCACTTCATTGGGCTctagtgacttgaagacatctcacttgtctaagtaattttcaaCTTGCTCTTTCCATATTTTGAACCTACcccattttcactggtgttcactatgttaggCGTCCagtcgccaccaaccttcttggtgaaaaccgaaacaaagaagtcattaagcacctctgccatttccacgttttctgttattgcttttttgtcttcattgagtaatgggcctactctgtccttggtcttcctcttgcttttaatgtatttgtagaatgttttcttgtcaccctttatgtctctagcttgtttgatttccttttgtgccttggcctttctaattttgcccctacatacttgtgttgtttgtttgtattcatccttcgtaatttgacctagtttccactttttggaggactctttttttatttttagatcatggaagatctcctggttaagccagggtggtctcttgccattcttcctatctttcctgtgcagtggaatagtttgctcttgtgaccttaataatgtctctataACACATAATAAACGTGTTAATTGTTTATCAGGTCCAAATACCCTAACACTGCACTGGAGACATTACCGTACCAGGACTGGCCCGGAGGTGTCTTAGCATTAGCTCCCCATGTTGCAGTGTGGGTAAATTTGCTTTGTAAGTAATGACAGTACTCACAGCTCCCCAAAAGGACAGAGAAAGTAGCGTGAGTGAAGGGACTGATTTGGTCGCTGGGAGGTAAGCAAAGCCACAGTGCTGTTAGCTACACCTGTAAAAGACATGTCACAGCAAAGAGATGGAGGAAGATATGAAGAAAATCAAAAATAAGTCTTCCCAGAAGGCGTAATCCGCACTGACTGCTGAAACGGAAATAAAGGGTCAGATCCTCCAGATGAGCCACTGATGCCCAGCATAGCTCAGGGTGAGGGGTGTAGGCTACCATCACAGCCACCTGATCCTCAGACTGCCAGGCACCAGTCTGATCCTGAGCAGCAGCTTAGAGCAGCCAAGGGGTCATTCCAGCTTCTGGGATCACCACAGAGACAGGGTCCTGAGTCTATGTCCCCTCCTCCAGTAGCTGTGAGCTGGGATGTCATAGAGCTGGTTATACTGGAAGATTTTCTAGGAAATTCTCGGTTGGCCACTTAAGCCATTTTAAAGTGGACGCTGCACTGCGCTGAGGATAAGGATTGGGATCAAACAATGCAAACCAACCTAGTGGAATTCAAAGTGGGCCAGAACTATGTTTTATTTGCATAGaagtaatcccattggcttcatttttgttataccaatataagtaaGAGAAGAATTGACCTCAGGATGTATAAGTCATCTGTTACTTACTGGgtactgcttttctttaaatGACAAACATCAGGCTGTCTATGGAATGAGTAAACTGTATATAAAGTCACCATTTTCTACtctgaaattttggtttgttttaacttCCTTCTGCAGAAAGAAGTAAAGCATTTCAAGATGTTCTGTCCCGATTAAACCTGGAGAAGCACAGAAGCATCAAGATCAGGCTGAGGGATGTCCTGGAGATCTGCCCAGAAAGCATCAAGAACAGGATTCCAGAGGCATTAGGTGATTTACCTTGGCATTTCCTGAGGAAGGTCATGGCTCTGAATGGGACGGCCAGAAATACAAGCATTGGGCACAAGGCTCCTGCAGAAGAAATGGGTGATTATGAGGAGAAACTGCATATTGATGGCACTTTCTGTTTTAGTGACACTGAGATGAAAGTTTCTCTGCAATCTCTTGATGTTCTCTGTGCTGTTCTGCTTTGCTCAGTTTCCTACagcaggagatcctgttaaaaatgtccatgtgtcagtttccccttcctctgctgcTACCCACCCTTGACACCCCCAAGAGCACCCTACTACTGTGGGCCATGAGGGACATTGTGAGGAAGTGGAGGCCGCACTCCCTGGCAGagagcagagggttcagagaggagagcTTGGTGCTCACATCAATGCCAACCATTTCTTTTGTGCGGATGGGgagctgcagcttctccaagtcCCAACTCCTCAATGAggttctcagcccctcccagcagcaccacGATTTCTTTATCCATCGGGACATGGAGTCTGGGAACTTCCCTCGGGAAATCGCAGATGGGCTGATTGAGATATCCTGGTATTTCCCTGGGGGGACGGAAAATTCTGATCTTTTCCCAGAACCCATTGCAGTTACAAATCTGCGTGGAGACATTGAGTCCCACTGGCTACAGTTTAGCTTTTTAGCAGAGGTCTCCTCTGCAGTGTTCATAGTTACCAGGAGCATCGGTGAGAGAGAATACGCGCTGTTATCATCTCTGAAAGAATCCAGCTCTAAATATTACTTCATCCTCAACTGCAAGAATAAGAAACCCAAAGAAAGTCTGGGATTTCTTAATAAGCTGGCCTCAGTGTTGAAGCTGAGCAAATCACAGCTACTGGTGAAAGATAGTACCATGAATAATGCAGGATTTGTGAAAAAGGTGCAGTCCACCATAGGAATCATAGTGAATTCATCTCTGAAGACAGTGAGTTTGGAAGCCATGGCTGTGACGGCACGTGACCTAGGAATCCAGGTGGATGAGGACTGTCAGGCATGTCGGTGTGCGAGGAAATATACTGAGGAAATCACTGCAGAAATAAGAGATGGGGCAAAATACAAAAGGGAAATGCTGAGCCTGCGAGGAGACCAATGGAAAAACTTGGCTAAATTGGAAAAAGAGATGTGCCGAATGAAAAGGCAAGGGGACGTGGCCACTGAAGACTATAAATCTGAgctgaaacagaaatggttagaGATACGCAGACAGCAGAATCAGTGTGACCGTACTAATGGTTTGACTAAGTTTATCAATGGAATAGAACACTTGCCTACAGTGGAGAAACATTACTTTCTGAAATGGATGAAATTTAGCCTGGATAATATTGCTAGGAGGAATCTTTCTAAAATGCAGGCAGAGTATAAAGAGAAATGTGAAACTCCAGGAGTGGACCGAAAACAGCTGgaggaattagataaattaatatCTGATAGTTCCTTGGGGGTGGAGCATTTCATGCGTGAGCTTGGGCAGTTCTATGAAGCTGAATGCTCAAAGGTTAAAGAAGGGAAAATGGAAGAAAGCCAAAGACAATTCTCCCATCTCCCATGCACAGCAGCTGACCTGATGCTGGAAGGGTTTCCTGTGGAGCTGATCGATGGAGATGCCTCCAACATCCCCATGAACTGGGTAGTAGATGTTCTAACTCATCTCCATATCAGACTAGGGGATGGCTCCAAAATGGTGGTTATAACAGTGCTGGGAGTGCAGAGCACTGGGAAATCCACCCTTCTCAACACCAAGTTCGGCCTGCATTTTGCAGTGAGTAGCGGTCGATGTATGCGAGGAGCCTTCATGACGCTCATTAAAGTTACAGAAGCTGTTCAGGAGCTGCTTGGCTGTGATTTCATCCTGGTGATAGACACTGAAGGTCTGAAGGCCCCTGAACTAACAGCACTGGAAGACAGTTATCAACATGACAATGAGCTGGCCACCCTGGTGATTGGACTGAGTGACATACCATCGTTAACATGGCCATGGAGAATGCCACAGAAATGAAGGATGTTCTGCAAATTGTGGTCCATGCATTTCTCAGAATGGAGGAAATAGGACAACAGCCAAACTGCCAGTTTGTGCATCAGAATGTTAGTGATGTGTCTGCTCATGATCAAAACATGAGGGACAGGAAACACCTCCTGGAGCAGCTGAATGAAATGACCAAAGCTGCAGCAAGCATGGAAAAGCAAAGCAgggaaatggcattttctgatatTATGGAGTATGACCCAGAAAAACACAATTGGTACATGCCTGGCTTGTGGCATGGAGTCCCTTCCATGTTTCCTGTAAACACTGGAtacagtgagagtgtgtgtgagctAAAGAAATACCTGTTTGAATTCATAGAGAACCATTCACGGAAAAGAGCTGGAAAGGATATTCCTGATTTTATTGTATGGTTGAAGAGCCTGTGGAAGTCAGTGAAACATGAGAACTTCATCTTTAGCTTTAGAAATAGCCTTGTAGCTGAAGCCTATAACCAGCTGTCTATGAAGTATTCTGAATGGGAATGGGGTTTCCGCAAGGAGATGTATCTCTGGATATctgaaaaagaaacttttatCCAGAATCAGCTGCCAGAGACACTAGAGGGTGATCTCTTTCACAGCTTAAAAATGGAAGCAAAAGGGGAACTAcagcagggagaacagaagctcttgAATAACTTAGAACAGTATTTTAAAGGTGAAGCTCCAAATTTGAACCTGatagaaaagtacagagaagatgTCAAAAGGAGCACAAATAGCCTCAAAAGAGAACTTGAAAATTATTCAACCAGTAACTGTAAGGAAGCAATTCGAATACGAAGAGGACAGCACAAGATAGACAATATCCAGTCTGAGTACAAGCAGAAAATTGAAGGGGAAGTTGACAGACTCTTGGCTGAATGCCAAAACAGAGAAGATAAACTAGACcatgagaaactgaaaaaagaatttgaaacgaTGTGGCGAGAAACCTTGTCAGAGTTAAAGCTCAGTACTTTACAGAAACGTCAAGTTGTTCAAGATATGGATCTCCAGCTGAGAAAGGATCTGAAGCACAGAGGGGGTGCTGTCAGACAGATACTACAACATGCAAAAAGCCTGCTGGATTATAGAATGAAGTCTTTCACAATGAAGAAGGAATACTTAAACCTAAAATGGACCAGAGCAGTTGTAGAATACTTCTCACAGGCATGTTACTGTAAAATTGAAGAGCTTGCTCTATCTTGAATGAATGAATGCAAGAAATACATGGAAGAAAAAGTTAAATCCAAAACAGACTATGATGAAACCTATTGTGGAGAACTGCTGCATATGCTTAATGAGAGGTTAAAAGAGGAGGATATTGAGAAACTTCACACTTCTCCTTTGTTTGAAGTTGACCTGAAGCTTCACGTTTTGGGGGAAGCGGCTTGGGCATTTCAGAAGATGCATGAAGATTTTATCAAAGAAAACGATCCTCAGCAATGTCTGGAGAAGCTGAAACCTCATTATTTCTCCATATTTACTGATCTCTATTTGGAAAAGAATGAAAGCCAAACAAGGGCGAGGAATTTCTGTGATCAGTGTCTCAAACCTGCCCTGGTGGGTTATGTCAACAAAAGGCTCGGACTAGAAATAGTTGACAATTTTCTCAGCAGTGAACAGGCCCTTGAATACGCCAGCCAAAGCTTCTTTCAGTTCTTTTTGCTAAAGAAGCTGTTGGAAGAGATGAACTTTGACAACTATGTGAAATACATAAGTAACTATGAAGAGTTTGTCAAATCCTGGATACAGAGATGTCTGATAGACCACTATGGAGGGAAGGCAAGTTTGAGAGATTTGGAGAAAGGGATTCTAtccagaataataaataaaatcaagggAGTTCTGAAAAACtccataaataaaaacaataagaCAGTTTCTGCCTTTTTAGACAGcttttgcaaagagctgcagcaggACCTGGTCATTTCCAGCAATAGCTTAGTTGGAGTACAGtttaaaaacacagcaaaaaTTGGGCAGCTTTCTGGTAACATTGAAATCTTCCTTCTGGATCTGGAACAACAAATCTTAACCCAGTTTAATCATTTGGAACTTGAGACCAAACTCTCCAGCCTGTCAGTGAAACCCCAGGATGAGATCTTCAAGCAAGTGtttggctgtgggaagcagtgtccATTCTGTGAAGCCCCCTGTGAAGCAGGAGGCACTGACCATAAAGAGCATTTTGTATCAATCCATCGACCCAAAGTGTTAGGGAACTTCAGGgactgtgattcacaaaagctTGAGCATTCCATATGCTCCTCTGATGTGGTTTCCAATCGTGAATTCTGAACTGCAGCCACAGATGGGAAATTTCATCCCTACAAAGATTACCACCATTACTACCCAGACTGGCACATTCAGCCTGATCCCAGGATTGATGCTTCTGATTACTGGAAATTTGTTTTCAAATCATTCAATGACCAGTTAGCTAGAACGTATGGTGCTAAAGCAGCAGATCTTCCAGGAGACTGGAAAAATATAACTAAAGAGCAGGAGCTGAAGAGCCTAAAGGAAGCGTTTTACATGAAATAATAAACTTGCTAAGAGTCTCTTTAAATAGGATACacttcaacaaaacaaaacccttaattttaaaaaacggAATATGAACAAATCTGACAGCCTGTAcagttttttaaattgaaaactaAAAAAATCAATTGCAGGTCACATCTTCCAGTTAGTGCAAGGCTGCTGCACAGGAACAGCCATACCAAAGCAAACTGATAGTCCGTGTATCCCCGTGTCCTTGCTGAACCAGAATAAcagcccatctagcctggtatccccacctctctgcagtactggatcagaccaataacCCATATAGCCTAGTATCCCACATCCTTGCTGTATTGGATCAGACCTAAAGGCCATCTAGCTCTGTATCTCATCTCCCTGCTGTACTGGATCAAaccagtgatccatcctgtctctgacagtggccattaCAAGATGTCTCAGTGGGAGGTGCAAGAAACCATCTAATGGAAATTGTATAGAAACATGTTTAGAGGAGAAGCTTCTTCCTAACATAACTATGTAAACAGGGACCGAATGAGTTCTCCcatgacagctagctgggagcgGGAGAGACTTTAGGAGCAAAttgtatttacatgaactcacctactctgcctagataTCCATCAGATATAGaggtgttgctcaaagtgatcaataTTGACttgtgttgggttacaaatcactttagtactgaatgaaggggtagtgaaatgttgttgTCAGTGTTGTTGCatttattgtatgagtaaaggggagcagaactgtgcttaacctgtctcAAAtgaggggtcaccctcagctgaaaggactcattaagccaggggcttgAATGCCTGActcctgtgaaagtaagagggatgAGGAGAGGTATCTCTGCCAGGAGGAGTGAACTCTCCCTAAGGGTCCCTGGTCTGGTTTAagctgttcctccccactgttcagaAGATAgggccttttgttattttaagtgctcTGAAGAGCTGACAATTACTTGTGGCAGGACAGCATTTCTGCCCAGCCTAATAGCTGAAAATCACTAAGGACTTGGCATGTATGTTGAGTGTTTAAACTGAGTCTCTCCACCCCAAATAAGAATCCGTTGAAGACAATTAAACTGCTATATTTAGAGCATGACTGTCATTTACTCTCCCTATTGTGCATTAAGAAATTAGTATTCTTGTTTTAATGTAATCACGCATAAGAAGCAAGAGAAAACCATTTAcagttaaacaaaataaacttcGGAAGTGACTTTTTTGTGGTggcttatttattttgaaatgttgccttgaaactttttgttttatttagcccTGAGAGGAAGGATAGTGGGTGAGGTCAGCAAACATTTCAGGAGATGTGATGCTTCCAAAGTACAAACCCAAGATCCCAAGTGATACAGGAACCGTTAACATTTAAATTAGCCCTTCTGAGAGGCCTGATGCTGATAAGAATGACTGACCTCATGAAAAATGGGCTTTGTTTTCTCATTTAAACAGTGAGAAAATTTCATGGAGCCCTGAGCtctcacttgggggggggggtgtggagacCCAATGCGGCACAAGTTAGTAACCGCTGTGGTGGGATAGGCAGGGCCAGATCTGGAGTCAATGGAGCAACCCCCAGGTGAAGCAGTTAAACCCCAACCCAAAGACTGGATTTTCCACAGTTACAAGGGAAATTAGataactatacacacacacacacacacaaacagactgAAATATGTAGGGTTAGAAATCCCCAGTAACAACATTGATGGCCCAAACTCTCTGCAGTGACCCCAACCCGTGACACTCCCTCTCTGTGTCCCTTCTCGACAGTGGGGCGGTGAGTGTAGCTGGATTGGGCAGTGGCTCCGTCTATTGTCCCACGGGGGAATCTCTTCTCTTCATTGCCACATGCCACGCAGTTGCCGTACTCTATCTGTCAGCCCAGCTGCTCAGTGGATTTGCCCATGTCACCCGGTTTCAATTGTTCCtttccacatagaatcataggactggaagggactgtcataaatataaagggaagggtaaacccctttgaaattcctcctggccaggggaaagctcctctcacctgtaaagggttaagaagctaaaggtaacctcgctggcacctgaccaaaatgaccaatgaggagacaagatactttcaaaagctgggaggagggagagaaacaaggggtctgtgtgtcagtctatagtctgtctttgtcggggatagaccaggaatggagtcttagaacttttagtaagtaatctagctaggtatgtgttagattatgatttctttaaatggccgagaaaagaattgtgctgaatagaataactatttctgtctgtgtatcttttttgtaacttaaggttttgcctagaggggttctctatgtttttgaatctaattatcctgtaaggtatctaccatcctgattttacaggggggatttctttatttctatttacttctatttttattaaaagtcttcttgtaagaaaactgaatgctttttcattgttctcagatccaagggtttgggtctgtggtcacctatgcaaattggtgaggctttttatccaacatttcccaggaaagggggggggtgcaagtgttgggaggattgttcattgttcttaagatccaagggtctgggtctgtagtcacctaggcaaattggtgaggctttttaccaaaccttgtccaggaagtggggtgcaaggttttgggaagtattttggggggaaggacgcgtccaaacagctcttcccagtaaccagtattagtttggtggtggttgcggccagtccaaggacaacgggtggaatattttgcaccttggggaagttttgacctaagctggtaaagataagcttaggaggtttttcatgcaggtccccacatctgtaccctagagttcagagtcggggaagaaccttgacagggaccttgagaaatcatcaaatccaggggttctcaacctttttcctgCTGAGGCCCCTATAAAAACAACAGGGCCCGGCAGGGGGGAAGCGTGGGTTCCAGGCCAGGGGGACAcacttgggcataggcatagttttacttctatttttttttggttggggggGGGTAAGGAAGGCCTGGCATGGCTTATCCCAGCTCcacacagcagggtccagggaggatGTGCCATCTCCACCTCCTGACTCACTCAGGAGGGCACCCAgcttgtctgggctctggggggatgcaaccaaaaatataactgaaaggggggactcagttcaaaaagtttgaaaaccgctcaGGTGCGGGCAGGAGGTTAGTTAGGGGCTGTGTGAAatgaggggagtagctcagggtaCAGGGAGGGGATAGCTAAGGGCTGTGtatgggcagggggtagctatgGGCTGTATGCAGGCAGGGGGGCTTCCAGTGCAATGCCCAGCTTCAGGGGCAAGGCACTGGGACTCCCGGCTTcagcctccctgctgctcctggcttgtgggggaggggaggtttgccGGCTCGAGCACCGCGTTGCTCCTGGCTTGGAGGGGATGTGGGGACCCTGCCAGCTTCAGCCCCACCTAGCTTCTGGCTGCGCCACTCCCGgcttgggggggatggggagggcaccgcgggcttcagccccatgctgctcctaaCTAGGGCAGGGGGCCCACTGGCTTCAGACCCGCACTGCTCCTGGCTTAGGAGGAAGGGGGGGCCCCCAGGCTTCAGCACTGGGGCTCCAGGTTTCAGCCGTGGGGCTCCATGGCCCCCCAGAAAGGGGTCActgacccctggctgagaaccacgacttaatccagtcctctgcactcatggcatgactaagcattatctagatcatccctgacaagtgtttgtctaacctactcttaaaaatctccactgatggagattccagaacccctcaggcaatttatttcagtgcttaaccaccctgacaggaagttagccattgatagctactctctgggaatggttttccaccaGTTTTGCAcgcatcttatagtagctccatctaagttgtctttccctagtttgtttatgagaaggtcaggtGAGACTGGgactgatttaactgggaattggtcctgcttcgagcagggggttggactagatgaccttcaggggtcccttccaaccctgatattctatgactgcatcaaaagccttactaccgtcaacatataccacatctactgcttctccccatccacaaggctcgttaccctgtcaaagaaagctatcaggttggtttgacacgatttgttcttgacaaatccatgctgactattacttatcaccttattaacttccagatgtttgcaaatttagagcttaattatttgctccattatctttccaggtacagaagttaagctgactggtctgtatttccccaggttgtccttatttccctttttttagatgcccttttccagtcttctggaatctctcccgttttccatgacttttcaaagataatcactcatggctcagatatctcctcagtcagcttcttgagtattctaggatgcatttcatcaggccctggtgacctgaagacatctaatttggtCAAAATAATTGtttacttgttcttttcctattttatccTCGGAtcccacctcattttcactggcattcagtaTGCTAGATGTCCAATTACCACTAACCCTCTTCTTGaacactgaaacaaagaagtcattaagcacctctgccatttccacattttctgttattgttttttccctcttcattgagtaatgggcctaccctgtccttgatcttcctcttgcttctaatgtatttgtagaatgttttcttgtcaccctttatgtctctagctatgatctgttttgttccttggcctttctaattttgtccttagAAACTTGTGTTATTTATGTTCATCCTTtgttgtaatttgacctagtttccactttacGTACAacaattttttgatttttagatcattgaagatctcctggttaagccagcatggtctctggctatacttcctatctttcctatgtaGTGGAATAGTTTGCTTTTAGGCCCTgtagtggggcaactgccccactccaGTAAAACGGGGGTTAAAAGCatccctggagagggctgtggctgggctaGGCTGATTCGGGAAgaagccacagctgtggccagctcaatcagggtccagctggcccttataagagggcttgGGGCCAGAAGTGAGAGGAGTGTCACTCTAgtcctggagggagaagggctagctgcctgggagcaatgtacctgaagtggagcagtgcgGGGGaaaggcaaagggagctggggagcagcagcctggtaaatccccaggctgaggccttgttgaaggcctcagaaaggtactggggaggcagaggggcagcctggggataggcaaaggcagcaggtcctacccccttgccaatgatgagtggccattacagactgcagtctgccccagtgagcaggggctagatgatgactggcagtagccactgaggcaaggtgggtttagagggttgggggttcccctgggaggggagacccagagtgtgggggtacagccagggggcagcaccccaaggtaaaagGGCACCAAGGTCCGGAGGGATATGTGGGCCCTAAGACAggcaagacaccagcctgcagagggcgctcccaGTGCTGAAGAGCTAActtccaagatgaccagcaggaggcgctatgCCGGTGAGCCTTTGCCTTGCTACAGGcacataatttaataataattaaaataattttagccAGGTGAGATGGGGACATGAAGCTGGGTGTTGTCAGCATCCTGAAGATCCCACTGCCCAAGTTTCCTTACTACTCCAATGGATCAGATACACTTAAAACAAGAGAGGTGGCTGATGGACCCTGCACAGCCCCAGGTGGCAGCATCCTCAAGGAGGAAAAGCA
The nucleotide sequence above comes from Caretta caretta isolate rCarCar2 chromosome 6, rCarCar1.hap1, whole genome shotgun sequence. Encoded proteins:
- the LOC125628946 gene encoding LOW QUALITY PROTEIN: up-regulator of cell proliferation-like (The sequence of the model RefSeq protein was modified relative to this genomic sequence to represent the inferred CDS: inserted 2 bases in 2 codons; substituted 2 bases at 2 genomic stop codons), producing the protein MALNGTARNTSIGHKAPAEEMGDYEEKLHIDGTFCFSDTEMKVSLQSLDVLCAVLLCXSFLQQEILLKMSMCQFPLPLLLPTLDTPKSTLLLWAMRDIVRKWRPHSLAESRGFREESLVLTSMPTISFVRMGSCSFSKSQLLNEVLSPSQQHHDFFIHRDMESGNFPREIADGLIEISWYFPGGTENSDLFPEPIAVTNLRGDIESHWLQFSFLAEVSSAVFIVTRSIGEREYALLSSLKESSSKYYFILNCKNKKPKESLGFLNKLASVLKLSKSQLLVKDSTMNNAGFVKKVQSTIGIIVNSSLKTVSLEAMAVTARDLGIQVDEDCQACRCARKYTEEITAEIRDGAKYKREMLSLRGDQWKNLAKLEKEMCRMKRQGDVATEDYKSELKQKWLEIRRQQNQCDRTNGLTKFINGIEHLPTVEKHYFLKWMKFSLDNIARRNLSKMQAEYKEKCETPGVDRKQLEELDKLISDSSLGVEHFMRELGQFYEAECSKVKEGKMEESQRQFSHLPCTAADLMLEGFPVELIDGDASNIPMNWVVDVLTHLHIRLGDGSKMVVITVLGVQSTGKSTLLNTKFGLHFAVSSGRCMRGAFMTLIKVTEAVQELLGCDFILVIDTEGLKAPELTALEDSYQHDNELATLVIGLSDXTIVNMAMENATEMKDVLQIVVHAFLRMEEIGQQPNCQFVHQNVSDVSAHDQNMRDRKHLLEQLNEMTKAAASMEKQSREMAFSDIMEYDPEKHNWYMPGLWHGVPSMFPVNTGYSESVCELKKYLFEFIENHSRKRAGKDIPDFIVWLKSLWKSVKHENFIFSFRNSLVAEAYNQLSMKYSEWEWGFRKEMYLWISEKETFIQNQLPETLEGDLFHSLKMEAKGELQQGEQKLLNNLEQYFKGEAPNLNLIEKYREDVKRSTNSLKRELENYSTSNCKEAIRIRRGQHKIDNIQSEYKQKIEGEVDRLLAECQNREDKLDHEKLKKEFETMWRETLSELKLSTLQKRQVVQDMDLQLRKDLKHRGGAVRQILQHAKSLLDYRMKSFTMKKEYLNLKWTRAVVEYFSQACYCKIEELALSXMNECKKYMEEKVKSKTDYDETYCGELLHMLNERLKEEDIEKLHTSPLFEVDLKLHVLGEAAWAFQKMHEDFIKENDPQQCLEKLKPHYFSIFTDLYLEKNESQTRARNFCDQCLKPALVGYVNKRLGLEIVDNFLSSEQALEYASQSFFQFFLLKKLLEEMNFDNYVKYISNYEEFVKSWIQRCLIDHYGGKASLRDLEKGILSRIINKIKGVLKNSINKNNKTVSAFLDSFCKELQQDLVISSNSLVGVQFKNTAKIGQLSGNIEIFLLDLEQQILTQFNHLELETKLSSLSVKPQDEIFKQVFGCGKQCPFCEAPCEAGGTDHKEHFVSIHRPKVLGNFRDCDSQKLEHSICSSDVVSNREFXTAATDGKFHPYKDYHHYYPDWHIQPDPRIDASDYWKFVFKSFNDQLARTYGAKAADLPGDWKNITKEQELKSLKEAFYMK